The Chlamydiales bacterium STE3 genome includes a region encoding these proteins:
- a CDS encoding Protease HtpX-like protein (Product derived from UniProtKB/Swiss-Prot:Q04WP4;Gene name derived from UniProtKB/Swiss-Prot:Q04WP4;EC number derived from UniProtKB/Swiss-Prot:Q04WP4) — translation MAKRIFLFLTVNFLVVTVISFFLYIFNIQPFLQKRGLNLPTLAIFCLIWGMGGAFISLLLSKFMAKSMMGIRMIDPNTNDPAAREVLNMVHALSKKAGLPAMPEVGIYNSPEVNAFATGPSKRNSLVAVSSGLLQRMNDAQVEGVLGHEVTHIANGDMVTMTLLQGVVNAFVMFFARIIAYAVTRGDRREESNAGGFAYYGIVFLLEMVFMILGSVVIATFSRRREYRADLGGAKLSSPEKMISALNALKKTVEIKDQSKDQPAFQAFKISNYSGILKFFASHPPLDDRIARLQKRYKTL, via the coding sequence ATGGCAAAAAGAATCTTTTTATTCTTAACTGTCAACTTTCTAGTTGTCACAGTTATTTCATTTTTTCTTTATATTTTTAATATCCAACCGTTTCTGCAAAAGCGAGGGCTTAACCTACCGACTTTAGCTATATTTTGTCTAATTTGGGGCATGGGAGGTGCTTTCATTTCTTTGTTGCTCTCTAAATTCATGGCAAAGTCGATGATGGGTATTCGAATGATTGACCCTAACACTAATGATCCAGCTGCTAGGGAAGTATTGAATATGGTGCACGCCCTTTCAAAAAAAGCTGGTTTGCCAGCAATGCCCGAAGTAGGAATTTATAATTCACCAGAGGTTAATGCTTTTGCTACAGGGCCATCAAAACGTAATTCCTTAGTCGCAGTGTCCTCTGGGCTGTTGCAAAGAATGAATGATGCTCAAGTCGAAGGGGTGCTGGGACATGAAGTTACACACATTGCCAATGGAGATATGGTCACTATGACTCTTCTTCAGGGTGTCGTTAACGCCTTTGTTATGTTCTTTGCTCGGATCATTGCCTATGCAGTGACTCGTGGAGATCGAAGGGAAGAAAGCAATGCTGGGGGATTTGCTTACTATGGTATCGTCTTTTTGTTAGAAATGGTTTTTATGATTCTAGGGAGTGTGGTCATTGCAACTTTCTCAAGACGCAGAGAGTACCGTGCAGATCTTGGAGGAGCTAAACTTTCCAGCCCCGAAAAGATGATCTCTGCTCTTAATGCTTTAAAAAAGACAGTTGAAATTAAAGACCAATCTAAGGACCAGCCAGCTTTTCAAGCATTTAAAATTTCTAACTATTCAGGGATTCTTAAATTCTTCGCAAGCCACCCTCCCCTAGATGATCGAATTGCGCGCCTGCAAAAACGCTATAAGACTCTTTAA